A window of Ovis canadensis isolate MfBH-ARS-UI-01 breed Bighorn chromosome X, ARS-UI_OviCan_v2, whole genome shotgun sequence contains these coding sequences:
- the MAGIX gene encoding PDZ domain-containing protein MAGIX isoform X6 codes for MERRPGGGTDPRGSKGGGKQSRPGARAAAAAAAASGGGGGGGGQRPSDPSWARGAAPPSTPAPRGGAPDPGTPRSLRGDVLEGSAQGGGGPQPEGPRARQFLARLEARPLAARAAADVAALVRRAGATLRLRPKEAIGMLYSAEIEVTDNRLPNANFVEQRPQAGDLVLHINGESTQGLSHVEVVDRIRRGGPRLCLVLSRPPETHPSKPEVVGRPQKEDDRIPDPGEPEMTKSRSASTSSPLQHPRPRMTPENRGSQEPRPEGAADGPAVPAAERRTEDPNDQTPDSPGPWLTPSEERLSRALGVPGAEQLALEMAAGRRRH; via the exons ATGGAGCGGCGCCCGGGGGGCGGCACGGACCCTAGGGGAAGCAAAGGAG GTGGTAAACAAAGCCGCCCTGGCGCCCgagccgcggcggcggcggcggcggcgagcggcgggggcggcggcggtgGAGGGCAGCGGCCCAGCGACCCCAGCTGGGCTCGAGGAGCCGCACCCCCATCCACACCTGCGCCGCGGGGCGGCGCACCAGACCCCGGGACTCCCAGGAGTCTCCGGGGAGATGTGCTGGAGGGTTCTGCCCAGG GCGGTGGCGGTCCCCAGCCCGAGGGCCCCCGCGCCAGACAGTTCCTGGCGCGGCTGGAAGCTCGCCCCCTGGCGGCCCGAGCTGCGGCCGACGTGGCGGCGCTGGTACGCAGGGCCGGCGCCACCTTGCGCCTGCGCCCCAAAGAGG CCATTGGCATGCTGTATTCTGCCGAGATAGAGGTCACAGACAATCGCCTTCCTAATGCCAATTTCGTGGAACAGCGTCCCCAG GCCGGCGACCTCGTGCTTCACATCAATGGAGAGTCAACTCAGGGCCTTAGTCACGTTGAGGTCGTGGATCGCATTCGTAGAGGTGGCCCCCGGCTTTGCCTTGTGCTTAGCAGGCCTCCTGAAACCCACCCTAGCAAGCCTGAGGTGGTGGGAAGGCCCCAGAAAGAAGATG ATCGCATTCCAGATCCTGGGGAACCAGAGATGACGAAGTCTCGCAGCGCCAGCACTTCCTCCCCACTTCAGCACCCACGACCCCGTATGACCCCCGAAAACCGGGGCAGCCAGGAGCCTCGCCCAGAAGGGGCGGCCGACGGCCCCGCGGTTCCTGCTGCAGAGCGCCGCACGGAGGACCCCAACGACCAAACTCCGGATTCTCCCGGACCCTGGCTGACGCCCAGCGAGGAACGGCTCTCGCGGGCCCTAGGGGTCCCGGGGGCCGAGCAGCTCGCCCTGGAAATGGCAGCCGGAAGGCGGAGGCACTGA
- the MAGIX gene encoding PDZ domain-containing protein MAGIX isoform X1, producing the protein MERRPGGGTDPRGSKGGGKQSRPGARAAAAAAAASGGGGGGGGQRPSDPSWARGAAPPSTPAPRGGAPDPGTPRSLRGDVLEGSAQGGGGPQPEGPRARQFLARLEARPLAARAAADVAALVRRAGATLRLRPKEAIGMLYSAEIEVTDNRLPNANFVEQRPQHRRSETMGILTAPPQVTQGKARPPLKSPQASGQFSVELIRSSAGFGFTLSGGRDAGGDAPLAVRRLLKDGPAQRCGRLQAGDLVLHINGESTQGLSHVEVVDRIRRGGPRLCLVLSRPPETHPSKPEVVGRPQKEDVLPSPDRIPDPGEPEMTKSRSASTSSPLQHPRPRMTPENRGSQEPRPEGAADGPAVPAAERRTEDPNDQTPDSPGPWLTPSEERLSRALGVPGAEQLALEMAAGRRRH; encoded by the exons ATGGAGCGGCGCCCGGGGGGCGGCACGGACCCTAGGGGAAGCAAAGGAG GTGGTAAACAAAGCCGCCCTGGCGCCCgagccgcggcggcggcggcggcggcgagcggcgggggcggcggcggtgGAGGGCAGCGGCCCAGCGACCCCAGCTGGGCTCGAGGAGCCGCACCCCCATCCACACCTGCGCCGCGGGGCGGCGCACCAGACCCCGGGACTCCCAGGAGTCTCCGGGGAGATGTGCTGGAGGGTTCTGCCCAGG GCGGTGGCGGTCCCCAGCCCGAGGGCCCCCGCGCCAGACAGTTCCTGGCGCGGCTGGAAGCTCGCCCCCTGGCGGCCCGAGCTGCGGCCGACGTGGCGGCGCTGGTACGCAGGGCCGGCGCCACCTTGCGCCTGCGCCCCAAAGAGG CCATTGGCATGCTGTATTCTGCCGAGATAGAGGTCACAGACAATCGCCTTCCTAATGCCAATTTCGTGGAACAGCGTCCCCAG CATCGTCGGTCAGAGACCATGGGTATACTTACTGCACCACCCCAAGTGACCCAGGGTAAAGCTCGTCCTCCTTTGAAGTCACCCCAGGCCTCTGGTCAGTTCTCTGTTGAACTCATTCGCAGTTCCGCTGGCTTTGGCTTCACATTAAGTGGAGGCCGAGATGCAGGTGGGGATGCTCCGCTGGCAGTGCGCCGGCTGCTGAAGGATGGACCAGCTCAGCGCTGTGGTCGCTTGCAG GCCGGCGACCTCGTGCTTCACATCAATGGAGAGTCAACTCAGGGCCTTAGTCACGTTGAGGTCGTGGATCGCATTCGTAGAGGTGGCCCCCGGCTTTGCCTTGTGCTTAGCAGGCCTCCTGAAACCCACCCTAGCAAGCCTGAGGTGGTGGGAAGGCCCCAGAAAGAAGATG TCCTGCCATCCCCAGATCGCATTCCAGATCCTGGGGAACCAGAGATGACGAAGTCTCGCAGCGCCAGCACTTCCTCCCCACTTCAGCACCCACGACCCCGTATGACCCCCGAAAACCGGGGCAGCCAGGAGCCTCGCCCAGAAGGGGCGGCCGACGGCCCCGCGGTTCCTGCTGCAGAGCGCCGCACGGAGGACCCCAACGACCAAACTCCGGATTCTCCCGGACCCTGGCTGACGCCCAGCGAGGAACGGCTCTCGCGGGCCCTAGGGGTCCCGGGGGCCGAGCAGCTCGCCCTGGAAATGGCAGCCGGAAGGCGGAGGCACTGA
- the MAGIX gene encoding PDZ domain-containing protein MAGIX isoform X9, translating into MERRPGGGTDPRGSKGGGGGPQPEGPRARQFLARLEARPLAARAAADVAALVRRAGATLRLRPKEAIGMLYSAEIEVTDNRLPNANFVEQRPQAGDLVLHINGESTQGLSHVEVVDRIRRGGPRLCLVLSRPPETHPSKPEVVGRPQKEDDRIPDPGEPEMTKSRSASTSSPLQHPRPRMTPENRGSQEPRPEGAADGPAVPAAERRTEDPNDQTPDSPGPWLTPSEERLSRALGVPGAEQLALEMAAGRRRH; encoded by the exons ATGGAGCGGCGCCCGGGGGGCGGCACGGACCCTAGGGGAAGCAAAGGAG GCGGTGGCGGTCCCCAGCCCGAGGGCCCCCGCGCCAGACAGTTCCTGGCGCGGCTGGAAGCTCGCCCCCTGGCGGCCCGAGCTGCGGCCGACGTGGCGGCGCTGGTACGCAGGGCCGGCGCCACCTTGCGCCTGCGCCCCAAAGAGG CCATTGGCATGCTGTATTCTGCCGAGATAGAGGTCACAGACAATCGCCTTCCTAATGCCAATTTCGTGGAACAGCGTCCCCAG GCCGGCGACCTCGTGCTTCACATCAATGGAGAGTCAACTCAGGGCCTTAGTCACGTTGAGGTCGTGGATCGCATTCGTAGAGGTGGCCCCCGGCTTTGCCTTGTGCTTAGCAGGCCTCCTGAAACCCACCCTAGCAAGCCTGAGGTGGTGGGAAGGCCCCAGAAAGAAGATG ATCGCATTCCAGATCCTGGGGAACCAGAGATGACGAAGTCTCGCAGCGCCAGCACTTCCTCCCCACTTCAGCACCCACGACCCCGTATGACCCCCGAAAACCGGGGCAGCCAGGAGCCTCGCCCAGAAGGGGCGGCCGACGGCCCCGCGGTTCCTGCTGCAGAGCGCCGCACGGAGGACCCCAACGACCAAACTCCGGATTCTCCCGGACCCTGGCTGACGCCCAGCGAGGAACGGCTCTCGCGGGCCCTAGGGGTCCCGGGGGCCGAGCAGCTCGCCCTGGAAATGGCAGCCGGAAGGCGGAGGCACTGA
- the MAGIX gene encoding PDZ domain-containing protein MAGIX isoform X5, protein MERRPGGGTDPRGSKGGGKQSRPGARAAAAAAAASGGGGGGGGQRPSDPSWARGAAPPSTPAPRGGAPDPGTPRSLRGDVLEGSAQGGGGPQPEGPRARQFLARLEARPLAARAAADVAALVRRAGATLRLRPKEAIGMLYSAEIEVTDNRLPNANFVEQRPQAGDLVLHINGESTQGLSHVEVVDRIRRGGPRLCLVLSRPPETHPSKPEVVGRPQKEDVLPSPDRIPDPGEPEMTKSRSASTSSPLQHPRPRMTPENRGSQEPRPEGAADGPAVPAAERRTEDPNDQTPDSPGPWLTPSEERLSRALGVPGAEQLALEMAAGRRRH, encoded by the exons ATGGAGCGGCGCCCGGGGGGCGGCACGGACCCTAGGGGAAGCAAAGGAG GTGGTAAACAAAGCCGCCCTGGCGCCCgagccgcggcggcggcggcggcggcgagcggcgggggcggcggcggtgGAGGGCAGCGGCCCAGCGACCCCAGCTGGGCTCGAGGAGCCGCACCCCCATCCACACCTGCGCCGCGGGGCGGCGCACCAGACCCCGGGACTCCCAGGAGTCTCCGGGGAGATGTGCTGGAGGGTTCTGCCCAGG GCGGTGGCGGTCCCCAGCCCGAGGGCCCCCGCGCCAGACAGTTCCTGGCGCGGCTGGAAGCTCGCCCCCTGGCGGCCCGAGCTGCGGCCGACGTGGCGGCGCTGGTACGCAGGGCCGGCGCCACCTTGCGCCTGCGCCCCAAAGAGG CCATTGGCATGCTGTATTCTGCCGAGATAGAGGTCACAGACAATCGCCTTCCTAATGCCAATTTCGTGGAACAGCGTCCCCAG GCCGGCGACCTCGTGCTTCACATCAATGGAGAGTCAACTCAGGGCCTTAGTCACGTTGAGGTCGTGGATCGCATTCGTAGAGGTGGCCCCCGGCTTTGCCTTGTGCTTAGCAGGCCTCCTGAAACCCACCCTAGCAAGCCTGAGGTGGTGGGAAGGCCCCAGAAAGAAGATG TCCTGCCATCCCCAGATCGCATTCCAGATCCTGGGGAACCAGAGATGACGAAGTCTCGCAGCGCCAGCACTTCCTCCCCACTTCAGCACCCACGACCCCGTATGACCCCCGAAAACCGGGGCAGCCAGGAGCCTCGCCCAGAAGGGGCGGCCGACGGCCCCGCGGTTCCTGCTGCAGAGCGCCGCACGGAGGACCCCAACGACCAAACTCCGGATTCTCCCGGACCCTGGCTGACGCCCAGCGAGGAACGGCTCTCGCGGGCCCTAGGGGTCCCGGGGGCCGAGCAGCTCGCCCTGGAAATGGCAGCCGGAAGGCGGAGGCACTGA
- the MAGIX gene encoding PDZ domain-containing protein MAGIX isoform X3, with protein MERRPGGGTDPRGSKGGGGGPQPEGPRARQFLARLEARPLAARAAADVAALVRRAGATLRLRPKEAIGMLYSAEIEVTDNRLPNANFVEQRPQHRRSETMGILTAPPQVTQGKARPPLKSPQASGQFSVELIRSSAGFGFTLSGGRDAGGDAPLAVRRLLKDGPAQRCGRLQAGDLVLHINGESTQGLSHVEVVDRIRRGGPRLCLVLSRPPETHPSKPEVVGRPQKEDVLPSPDRIPDPGEPEMTKSRSASTSSPLQHPRPRMTPENRGSQEPRPEGAADGPAVPAAERRTEDPNDQTPDSPGPWLTPSEERLSRALGVPGAEQLALEMAAGRRRH; from the exons ATGGAGCGGCGCCCGGGGGGCGGCACGGACCCTAGGGGAAGCAAAGGAG GCGGTGGCGGTCCCCAGCCCGAGGGCCCCCGCGCCAGACAGTTCCTGGCGCGGCTGGAAGCTCGCCCCCTGGCGGCCCGAGCTGCGGCCGACGTGGCGGCGCTGGTACGCAGGGCCGGCGCCACCTTGCGCCTGCGCCCCAAAGAGG CCATTGGCATGCTGTATTCTGCCGAGATAGAGGTCACAGACAATCGCCTTCCTAATGCCAATTTCGTGGAACAGCGTCCCCAG CATCGTCGGTCAGAGACCATGGGTATACTTACTGCACCACCCCAAGTGACCCAGGGTAAAGCTCGTCCTCCTTTGAAGTCACCCCAGGCCTCTGGTCAGTTCTCTGTTGAACTCATTCGCAGTTCCGCTGGCTTTGGCTTCACATTAAGTGGAGGCCGAGATGCAGGTGGGGATGCTCCGCTGGCAGTGCGCCGGCTGCTGAAGGATGGACCAGCTCAGCGCTGTGGTCGCTTGCAG GCCGGCGACCTCGTGCTTCACATCAATGGAGAGTCAACTCAGGGCCTTAGTCACGTTGAGGTCGTGGATCGCATTCGTAGAGGTGGCCCCCGGCTTTGCCTTGTGCTTAGCAGGCCTCCTGAAACCCACCCTAGCAAGCCTGAGGTGGTGGGAAGGCCCCAGAAAGAAGATG TCCTGCCATCCCCAGATCGCATTCCAGATCCTGGGGAACCAGAGATGACGAAGTCTCGCAGCGCCAGCACTTCCTCCCCACTTCAGCACCCACGACCCCGTATGACCCCCGAAAACCGGGGCAGCCAGGAGCCTCGCCCAGAAGGGGCGGCCGACGGCCCCGCGGTTCCTGCTGCAGAGCGCCGCACGGAGGACCCCAACGACCAAACTCCGGATTCTCCCGGACCCTGGCTGACGCCCAGCGAGGAACGGCTCTCGCGGGCCCTAGGGGTCCCGGGGGCCGAGCAGCTCGCCCTGGAAATGGCAGCCGGAAGGCGGAGGCACTGA
- the MAGIX gene encoding PDZ domain-containing protein MAGIX isoform X4, translated as MERRPGGGTDPRGSKGGGGGPQPEGPRARQFLARLEARPLAARAAADVAALVRRAGATLRLRPKEAIGMLYSAEIEVTDNRLPNANFVEQRPQHRRSETMGILTAPPQVTQGKARPPLKSPQASGQFSVELIRSSAGFGFTLSGGRDAGGDAPLAVRRLLKDGPAQRCGRLQAGDLVLHINGESTQGLSHVEVVDRIRRGGPRLCLVLSRPPETHPSKPEVVGRPQKEDDRIPDPGEPEMTKSRSASTSSPLQHPRPRMTPENRGSQEPRPEGAADGPAVPAAERRTEDPNDQTPDSPGPWLTPSEERLSRALGVPGAEQLALEMAAGRRRH; from the exons ATGGAGCGGCGCCCGGGGGGCGGCACGGACCCTAGGGGAAGCAAAGGAG GCGGTGGCGGTCCCCAGCCCGAGGGCCCCCGCGCCAGACAGTTCCTGGCGCGGCTGGAAGCTCGCCCCCTGGCGGCCCGAGCTGCGGCCGACGTGGCGGCGCTGGTACGCAGGGCCGGCGCCACCTTGCGCCTGCGCCCCAAAGAGG CCATTGGCATGCTGTATTCTGCCGAGATAGAGGTCACAGACAATCGCCTTCCTAATGCCAATTTCGTGGAACAGCGTCCCCAG CATCGTCGGTCAGAGACCATGGGTATACTTACTGCACCACCCCAAGTGACCCAGGGTAAAGCTCGTCCTCCTTTGAAGTCACCCCAGGCCTCTGGTCAGTTCTCTGTTGAACTCATTCGCAGTTCCGCTGGCTTTGGCTTCACATTAAGTGGAGGCCGAGATGCAGGTGGGGATGCTCCGCTGGCAGTGCGCCGGCTGCTGAAGGATGGACCAGCTCAGCGCTGTGGTCGCTTGCAG GCCGGCGACCTCGTGCTTCACATCAATGGAGAGTCAACTCAGGGCCTTAGTCACGTTGAGGTCGTGGATCGCATTCGTAGAGGTGGCCCCCGGCTTTGCCTTGTGCTTAGCAGGCCTCCTGAAACCCACCCTAGCAAGCCTGAGGTGGTGGGAAGGCCCCAGAAAGAAGATG ATCGCATTCCAGATCCTGGGGAACCAGAGATGACGAAGTCTCGCAGCGCCAGCACTTCCTCCCCACTTCAGCACCCACGACCCCGTATGACCCCCGAAAACCGGGGCAGCCAGGAGCCTCGCCCAGAAGGGGCGGCCGACGGCCCCGCGGTTCCTGCTGCAGAGCGCCGCACGGAGGACCCCAACGACCAAACTCCGGATTCTCCCGGACCCTGGCTGACGCCCAGCGAGGAACGGCTCTCGCGGGCCCTAGGGGTCCCGGGGGCCGAGCAGCTCGCCCTGGAAATGGCAGCCGGAAGGCGGAGGCACTGA
- the MAGIX gene encoding PDZ domain-containing protein MAGIX isoform X7, which produces MPISWNSVPRYHLVLLIKATCLRTGNVCTLVSLLQHRRSETMGILTAPPQVTQGKARPPLKSPQASGQFSVELIRSSAGFGFTLSGGRDAGGDAPLAVRRLLKDGPAQRCGRLQAGDLVLHINGESTQGLSHVEVVDRIRRGGPRLCLVLSRPPETHPSKPEVVGRPQKEDVLPSPDRIPDPGEPEMTKSRSASTSSPLQHPRPRMTPENRGSQEPRPEGAADGPAVPAAERRTEDPNDQTPDSPGPWLTPSEERLSRALGVPGAEQLALEMAAGRRRH; this is translated from the exons ATGCCAATTTCGTGGAACAGCGTCCCCAGGTACCACCTTGTCCTCCTAATCAAGGCCACCTGCCTCAGGACTGGCAATGTATGTACACTTGTGTCTTTACTCCAGCATCGTCGGTCAGAGACCATGGGTATACTTACTGCACCACCCCAAGTGACCCAGGGTAAAGCTCGTCCTCCTTTGAAGTCACCCCAGGCCTCTGGTCAGTTCTCTGTTGAACTCATTCGCAGTTCCGCTGGCTTTGGCTTCACATTAAGTGGAGGCCGAGATGCAGGTGGGGATGCTCCGCTGGCAGTGCGCCGGCTGCTGAAGGATGGACCAGCTCAGCGCTGTGGTCGCTTGCAG GCCGGCGACCTCGTGCTTCACATCAATGGAGAGTCAACTCAGGGCCTTAGTCACGTTGAGGTCGTGGATCGCATTCGTAGAGGTGGCCCCCGGCTTTGCCTTGTGCTTAGCAGGCCTCCTGAAACCCACCCTAGCAAGCCTGAGGTGGTGGGAAGGCCCCAGAAAGAAGATG TCCTGCCATCCCCAGATCGCATTCCAGATCCTGGGGAACCAGAGATGACGAAGTCTCGCAGCGCCAGCACTTCCTCCCCACTTCAGCACCCACGACCCCGTATGACCCCCGAAAACCGGGGCAGCCAGGAGCCTCGCCCAGAAGGGGCGGCCGACGGCCCCGCGGTTCCTGCTGCAGAGCGCCGCACGGAGGACCCCAACGACCAAACTCCGGATTCTCCCGGACCCTGGCTGACGCCCAGCGAGGAACGGCTCTCGCGGGCCCTAGGGGTCCCGGGGGCCGAGCAGCTCGCCCTGGAAATGGCAGCCGGAAGGCGGAGGCACTGA
- the PLP2 gene encoding proteolipid protein 2 yields MADSERLTAPGCWAACTSFSRTRKGFLLFAEIILCLVILICFSTSTSGYSFLSVIEMIFAAVFFVVYMCDLHTKIQIINWPWSDFFRTLVAVILYLITSIVVLVERGNNSKIAAGVLGLCAAGLFGYDAYITFPLRQQRHTAAPTDPADGPV; encoded by the exons ATGGCGGATTCCGAGCGCCTCACCGCCCCCGGCTGCTGGGCCGCCTGCACCAGCTTCTCGCGCACCCGAAAGggatttcttctgtttgctgagaTT ATACTATGCCTGGTGATTCTGATCTGCTTTAGCACCTCGACATCAGGGTACTCTTTCTTGTCGGTGATAGAGATGATCTTTGCCGCTGTCTTCTTTGTTGTCTACATGTGTGACCTGCACACCAAGATACAGATCATCAACTGGCCTTGGAGT GATTTCTTCCGAACCCTTGTAGCGGTCATTCTCTACCTGATCACCTCCATTGTGGTGCTCGTTGAGAGAGGAAACAACTCCAAAATCGCTGCGGGG GTACTGGGCCTATGTGCTGCAGGCCTCTTTGGCTATGATGCCTACATTACCTTCCCCTTGCGGCAGCAGAGACATACAGCAGCCCCTACTG ACCCTGCAGATGGCCCGGTGTAG
- the MAGIX gene encoding PDZ domain-containing protein MAGIX isoform X2, whose product MERRPGGGTDPRGSKGGGKQSRPGARAAAAAAAASGGGGGGGGQRPSDPSWARGAAPPSTPAPRGGAPDPGTPRSLRGDVLEGSAQGGGGPQPEGPRARQFLARLEARPLAARAAADVAALVRRAGATLRLRPKEAIGMLYSAEIEVTDNRLPNANFVEQRPQHRRSETMGILTAPPQVTQGKARPPLKSPQASGQFSVELIRSSAGFGFTLSGGRDAGGDAPLAVRRLLKDGPAQRCGRLQAGDLVLHINGESTQGLSHVEVVDRIRRGGPRLCLVLSRPPETHPSKPEVVGRPQKEDDRIPDPGEPEMTKSRSASTSSPLQHPRPRMTPENRGSQEPRPEGAADGPAVPAAERRTEDPNDQTPDSPGPWLTPSEERLSRALGVPGAEQLALEMAAGRRRH is encoded by the exons ATGGAGCGGCGCCCGGGGGGCGGCACGGACCCTAGGGGAAGCAAAGGAG GTGGTAAACAAAGCCGCCCTGGCGCCCgagccgcggcggcggcggcggcggcgagcggcgggggcggcggcggtgGAGGGCAGCGGCCCAGCGACCCCAGCTGGGCTCGAGGAGCCGCACCCCCATCCACACCTGCGCCGCGGGGCGGCGCACCAGACCCCGGGACTCCCAGGAGTCTCCGGGGAGATGTGCTGGAGGGTTCTGCCCAGG GCGGTGGCGGTCCCCAGCCCGAGGGCCCCCGCGCCAGACAGTTCCTGGCGCGGCTGGAAGCTCGCCCCCTGGCGGCCCGAGCTGCGGCCGACGTGGCGGCGCTGGTACGCAGGGCCGGCGCCACCTTGCGCCTGCGCCCCAAAGAGG CCATTGGCATGCTGTATTCTGCCGAGATAGAGGTCACAGACAATCGCCTTCCTAATGCCAATTTCGTGGAACAGCGTCCCCAG CATCGTCGGTCAGAGACCATGGGTATACTTACTGCACCACCCCAAGTGACCCAGGGTAAAGCTCGTCCTCCTTTGAAGTCACCCCAGGCCTCTGGTCAGTTCTCTGTTGAACTCATTCGCAGTTCCGCTGGCTTTGGCTTCACATTAAGTGGAGGCCGAGATGCAGGTGGGGATGCTCCGCTGGCAGTGCGCCGGCTGCTGAAGGATGGACCAGCTCAGCGCTGTGGTCGCTTGCAG GCCGGCGACCTCGTGCTTCACATCAATGGAGAGTCAACTCAGGGCCTTAGTCACGTTGAGGTCGTGGATCGCATTCGTAGAGGTGGCCCCCGGCTTTGCCTTGTGCTTAGCAGGCCTCCTGAAACCCACCCTAGCAAGCCTGAGGTGGTGGGAAGGCCCCAGAAAGAAGATG ATCGCATTCCAGATCCTGGGGAACCAGAGATGACGAAGTCTCGCAGCGCCAGCACTTCCTCCCCACTTCAGCACCCACGACCCCGTATGACCCCCGAAAACCGGGGCAGCCAGGAGCCTCGCCCAGAAGGGGCGGCCGACGGCCCCGCGGTTCCTGCTGCAGAGCGCCGCACGGAGGACCCCAACGACCAAACTCCGGATTCTCCCGGACCCTGGCTGACGCCCAGCGAGGAACGGCTCTCGCGGGCCCTAGGGGTCCCGGGGGCCGAGCAGCTCGCCCTGGAAATGGCAGCCGGAAGGCGGAGGCACTGA
- the MAGIX gene encoding PDZ domain-containing protein MAGIX isoform X8: protein MERRPGGGTDPRGSKGGGGGPQPEGPRARQFLARLEARPLAARAAADVAALVRRAGATLRLRPKEAIGMLYSAEIEVTDNRLPNANFVEQRPQAGDLVLHINGESTQGLSHVEVVDRIRRGGPRLCLVLSRPPETHPSKPEVVGRPQKEDVLPSPDRIPDPGEPEMTKSRSASTSSPLQHPRPRMTPENRGSQEPRPEGAADGPAVPAAERRTEDPNDQTPDSPGPWLTPSEERLSRALGVPGAEQLALEMAAGRRRH from the exons ATGGAGCGGCGCCCGGGGGGCGGCACGGACCCTAGGGGAAGCAAAGGAG GCGGTGGCGGTCCCCAGCCCGAGGGCCCCCGCGCCAGACAGTTCCTGGCGCGGCTGGAAGCTCGCCCCCTGGCGGCCCGAGCTGCGGCCGACGTGGCGGCGCTGGTACGCAGGGCCGGCGCCACCTTGCGCCTGCGCCCCAAAGAGG CCATTGGCATGCTGTATTCTGCCGAGATAGAGGTCACAGACAATCGCCTTCCTAATGCCAATTTCGTGGAACAGCGTCCCCAG GCCGGCGACCTCGTGCTTCACATCAATGGAGAGTCAACTCAGGGCCTTAGTCACGTTGAGGTCGTGGATCGCATTCGTAGAGGTGGCCCCCGGCTTTGCCTTGTGCTTAGCAGGCCTCCTGAAACCCACCCTAGCAAGCCTGAGGTGGTGGGAAGGCCCCAGAAAGAAGATG TCCTGCCATCCCCAGATCGCATTCCAGATCCTGGGGAACCAGAGATGACGAAGTCTCGCAGCGCCAGCACTTCCTCCCCACTTCAGCACCCACGACCCCGTATGACCCCCGAAAACCGGGGCAGCCAGGAGCCTCGCCCAGAAGGGGCGGCCGACGGCCCCGCGGTTCCTGCTGCAGAGCGCCGCACGGAGGACCCCAACGACCAAACTCCGGATTCTCCCGGACCCTGGCTGACGCCCAGCGAGGAACGGCTCTCGCGGGCCCTAGGGGTCCCGGGGGCCGAGCAGCTCGCCCTGGAAATGGCAGCCGGAAGGCGGAGGCACTGA